The Opisthocomus hoazin isolate bOpiHoa1 chromosome 30, bOpiHoa1.hap1, whole genome shotgun sequence genome has a window encoding:
- the KCNJ10 gene encoding ATP-sensitive inward rectifier potassium channel 10 isoform X1 gives MAAPVQGRTDGQMTSATKVYYSQTTQTDSRPLIGSGLRRRRVMTKDGRSNVRMEHIADKRFLYLKDLWTTFIDMQWRYKLLLFSATFAGTWFAFGVVWYLVAVVHGDLLEFDPPANHTPCVMQVHTLTGAFLFSLESQTTIGYGFRYISEECPLAIVLLITQLVLTTIMEIFITGTFLAKIARPKKRAETIKFSQNAVVAQHNGKTCLMIRVANMRKSLLIGCQVTGKLLQTHLTKEGESVRLNQLNVDFQVDTSSDSPFLILPLTFYHVVDDSSPLRDVALRTGEGDFELVVILSGTVESTSATCQVRTSYLPEEILWGYEFTPAISLSASGKYVADFSLFDQVVKVTAPCCLHETVRFGDPEKVKLEESLREAAEREREGAPLSVRISNV, from the exons ATGGCTGCGCCTGTGCAGGGAAGGACGGACGGACAG ATGACGTCGGCCACCAAGGTGTACTACAGCCAGACGACGCAGACCGACAGCCGCCCGCTCATCGGCTCGGGGCTGCGCCGGCGCCGGGTGATGACCAAGGACGGCCGCAGCAACGTGCGCATGGAGCACATCGCCGACAAGCGCTTCCTCTACCTGAAGGACCTCTGGACCACCTTCATCGACATGCAATGGCGGTACAAGCTGCTCCTCTTCTCCGCCACCTTTGCCGGCACCTGGTTCGCCTTCGGCGTCGTCTGGTACCTGGTGGCCGTGGTCCACGGGGACCTGCTGGAGTTCGACCCGCCGGCCAACCACACGCCGTGCGTCATGCAGGTGCACACCCTCACTGGCGCCTTCCTCTTCTCCCTGGAGTCCCAGACCACCATCGGCTACGGCTTCCGCTACATCAGCGAGGAGTGTCCCCTCGCCATCGTCCTGCTCATCACCCAGCTCGTCCTCACCACCATCATGGAGATCTTCATCACCGGCACCTTCCTGGCCAAGATCGCCCGGCCCAAGAAGCGTGCCGAGACCATCAAGTTCAGCCAGAACGCGGTGGTGGCCCAGCACAACGGCAAGACCTGCCTGATGATCCGCGTGGCCAACATGCGCAAGAGCCTCCTCATCGGCTGCCAGGTGACGGGCAAGCTCCTCCAGACCCACCTCACCAAGGAGGGCGAGAGCGTCCGCCTCAACCAGCTCAACGTGGACTTCCAGGTGGACACCTCCTCCGACAGCCCCTTCCTCATCCTGCCCCTCACCTTCTACCACGTGGTGGACGACAGCAGCCCGCTCCGGGACGTGGCCCTGCGGACGGGCGAGGGCGACTTCGAGCTGGTGGTCATCCTCAGCGGCACCGTGGAGTCCACCAGCGCCACGTGCCAGGTCCGCACGTCCTACCTGCCCGAGGAGATCCTCTGGGGCTACGAGTTCACCCCCGCCATCTCCCTCTCGGCCAGCGGAAAGTACGTGGCCGACTTCAGCCTCTTCGACCAGGTGGTGAAGGTGACAGCGCCCTGCTGCCTGCACGAGACCGTCCGGTTCGGGGACCCCGAGAAGGTGAAGCTGGAGGAGTCCCTGCGGGAggcggcggagcgggagcgggagggagCACCCCTCAGCGTCCGCATCAGCAACGTCTGA
- the KCNJ10 gene encoding ATP-sensitive inward rectifier potassium channel 10 isoform X2: MTSATKVYYSQTTQTDSRPLIGSGLRRRRVMTKDGRSNVRMEHIADKRFLYLKDLWTTFIDMQWRYKLLLFSATFAGTWFAFGVVWYLVAVVHGDLLEFDPPANHTPCVMQVHTLTGAFLFSLESQTTIGYGFRYISEECPLAIVLLITQLVLTTIMEIFITGTFLAKIARPKKRAETIKFSQNAVVAQHNGKTCLMIRVANMRKSLLIGCQVTGKLLQTHLTKEGESVRLNQLNVDFQVDTSSDSPFLILPLTFYHVVDDSSPLRDVALRTGEGDFELVVILSGTVESTSATCQVRTSYLPEEILWGYEFTPAISLSASGKYVADFSLFDQVVKVTAPCCLHETVRFGDPEKVKLEESLREAAEREREGAPLSVRISNV; the protein is encoded by the coding sequence ATGACGTCGGCCACCAAGGTGTACTACAGCCAGACGACGCAGACCGACAGCCGCCCGCTCATCGGCTCGGGGCTGCGCCGGCGCCGGGTGATGACCAAGGACGGCCGCAGCAACGTGCGCATGGAGCACATCGCCGACAAGCGCTTCCTCTACCTGAAGGACCTCTGGACCACCTTCATCGACATGCAATGGCGGTACAAGCTGCTCCTCTTCTCCGCCACCTTTGCCGGCACCTGGTTCGCCTTCGGCGTCGTCTGGTACCTGGTGGCCGTGGTCCACGGGGACCTGCTGGAGTTCGACCCGCCGGCCAACCACACGCCGTGCGTCATGCAGGTGCACACCCTCACTGGCGCCTTCCTCTTCTCCCTGGAGTCCCAGACCACCATCGGCTACGGCTTCCGCTACATCAGCGAGGAGTGTCCCCTCGCCATCGTCCTGCTCATCACCCAGCTCGTCCTCACCACCATCATGGAGATCTTCATCACCGGCACCTTCCTGGCCAAGATCGCCCGGCCCAAGAAGCGTGCCGAGACCATCAAGTTCAGCCAGAACGCGGTGGTGGCCCAGCACAACGGCAAGACCTGCCTGATGATCCGCGTGGCCAACATGCGCAAGAGCCTCCTCATCGGCTGCCAGGTGACGGGCAAGCTCCTCCAGACCCACCTCACCAAGGAGGGCGAGAGCGTCCGCCTCAACCAGCTCAACGTGGACTTCCAGGTGGACACCTCCTCCGACAGCCCCTTCCTCATCCTGCCCCTCACCTTCTACCACGTGGTGGACGACAGCAGCCCGCTCCGGGACGTGGCCCTGCGGACGGGCGAGGGCGACTTCGAGCTGGTGGTCATCCTCAGCGGCACCGTGGAGTCCACCAGCGCCACGTGCCAGGTCCGCACGTCCTACCTGCCCGAGGAGATCCTCTGGGGCTACGAGTTCACCCCCGCCATCTCCCTCTCGGCCAGCGGAAAGTACGTGGCCGACTTCAGCCTCTTCGACCAGGTGGTGAAGGTGACAGCGCCCTGCTGCCTGCACGAGACCGTCCGGTTCGGGGACCCCGAGAAGGTGAAGCTGGAGGAGTCCCTGCGGGAggcggcggagcgggagcgggagggagCACCCCTCAGCGTCCGCATCAGCAACGTCTGA
- the F11R gene encoding junctional adhesion molecule A has protein sequence MAGAARRGGPGARALLLLRLLLGAAAASLVGAQVTSETKEVPENKPAVISCSAYRHSTGSPRIEWKFQKGSSLVLLYYGGELTEPYKNRVQFSSDYIRFSAVTREDTGRYICEVVGDGSQIAKSEVNLIVQVPPSKPVAHVPGSATIGSRAVLRCTETDGSPPPTFRWYKDGVLMPADPKSSPAFRNSSYTLDPATGELVFEPLRGVDTGDYSCEAANSVGSPQASDAVRMEASEVNVGGIVAAVVVLLMVLALAAFGVWFAYRRGFFKRKDTAGKKVIYSQPSHRSEGEFKQTSSFLV, from the exons AtggcgggagcggcgcggcggggcggccccggggcccgggcgctgctgctgctgcggctgctgctgggcgCGGCGGCCG CGTCCCTCGTGGGAGCCCAGGTCACCTCGGAGACCAAGGAAGTGCCTGAGAACAAGC CCGCCGTCATCTCCTGCTCGGCGTATCGGCACAGCACCGGCAGCCCCCGCATCGAGTGGAAGTTCCAGAAGGGCTCCTCGCTCGTGCTGCTGTACTACGGCGGCGAGCTGACAG AGCCGTACAAGAACCGGGTCCAGTTCTCCAGCGACTACATCCGCTTCAGCGCGGTGACGCGGGAGGACACGGGCAGGTACATCTGCGAGGTGGTGGGCGACGGCAGCCAGATCGCCAAGTCGGAGGTCAACCTCATCGTCCAAG TGCCGCCCTCCAAGCCGGTGGCCCACGTCCCCGGCTCGGCCACCATCGGCAGCAGGGCCGTGCTGCGCTGCACCGAGACGGACGGCTCGCCGCCGCCCACCTTCCGCTGGTACAAGGACGGGGTGCTGATGCCCGCCGACCCCAAGAGCAGCCCGGCCTTCCGCAACTCCTCCTACACCCTGGACCCCGCCACGGGCGAGCTG gtCTTCGAGCCCCTGCGCGGCGTCGACACCGGCGACTACTCCTGCGAGGCGGCCAACAGCGTGGGCTCCCCGCAGGCGTCCGACGCCGTCCGCATGGAAGCCA GCGAGGTCAACGTGGGCGGCATCGTGGCGGCGGTGGTGGTGCTGCTGATGGTGCTGGCGCTGGCGGCCTTCGGCGTCTGGTTCGCCTACAGACGGGGCTTCTTCA agAGAAAAGA CACCGCCGGCAAGAAGGTGATCTACAGCCAGCCCTCGCACCGCAGCGAG GGCGAGTTCAAGCAGACGTCCTCCTTCCTGGTGTGA
- the USF1 gene encoding upstream stimulatory factor 1 isoform X2 yields MCGAPWRDKGPSARRAARRGEGSEGRRLRRLRLRAPADARGRGAMKGQQKAAETEEGTVQIQEVATGEDPTSVAIASIQSAATFPDPNIKYVFRTENGGTQVMYRVIQVADGQLDGQTEGTGAISGYPAAQSMTQAVIQGAFTSEDAVETEAAATETHYTYFPTAAVADTSTSAGAGSTATAVVTTQNSEALLGQPTPTGQFFVMMSPQEVLQGGAQRSIVPRAHPYSPKSEAPRATRDEKRRAQHNEVERRRRDKINNWIVQLSKIIPDCSMENTKSGQSKGGILSKACDYIQELRQSNHRLSEELQGLDQLQMDNEVLRQQVEDLKNKNLILRAQLRQHGVEIVIKNDSH; encoded by the exons ATGTGCGGGGCTCCATGGCGAGACAAGGGGCCGAGCGCGCGCAGGGCGGCCCGGCGCGGAGAG gGCTCTGAGGGCCGGAGGCTGCGGAGGCTTCGTCTGCGGGCGCCCGCGGATGCCCGAGGGAGAGGAGCGATGAAGGG gcagcagaaagcagccgAGACGGAGGAGGGGACGGTGCAAATCCAGGAAG TGGCCACAGGCGAGGACCCCACCAGCGTGGCCATTGCCAGCATCCAGTCGGCCGCCACCTTCCCCGACCCCAACATCAAGTATGTCTTCCGGACGGAGAACGGCGGGACGCAG GTGATGTACCGCGTCATCCAGGTGGCCGACGGGCAGCTGGACGGGCAGACGGAGGGCACCGGCGCCATCAGCGGCTACCCCGCCGCCCAGTCCATGACACAG GCCGTCATCCAGGGCGCCTTCACCAGCGAGGACGCGGTGGAGACGGAGGCCGCGGCCACCGAGACTCACTACACCTACTTCCCCACCGCCGCCGTGGCCGACACCAGCACCTCGGCGGGCGCGGGGAGCACGGCCACCGCCGTCGTCACCACGCAGAACTCGGAGGCCCTCCTGGGCCAGCCCACCCCCACGG GGCAATTCTTCGTGATGATGTCGCcccaggaggtgctgcagggtggGGCGCAGAGGTCCATCGTCCCCCGCGCCCACCCCTACTCCCC GAAGTCGGAGGCGCCACGGGCCACCCGCGACGAGAAGCGCCGGGCGCAGCACAACGAAG TGGAGCGCCGGCGCAGGGATAAGATCAACAACTGGATCGTGCAGCTCTCCAAGATCATCCCCGACTGCTCCATGGAGAACACCAAGTCGGGGCAG AGCAAGGGCGGGATCCTCTCCAAAGCCTGCGACTACATCCAGGAGCTGCGGCAGAGCAACCACCGCCTCTCCGAGGAGCTGCAGGGCCTCGACCAGCTCCAGATGGACAACGAGGTCTTGCGGCAGCAG GTGGAGGACCTGAAGAACAAGAACCTGATCCTGCGGGCGCAGCTGCGCCAGCACGGCGTGGAGATCGTCATCAAGAACGACAGCCACTga
- the USF1 gene encoding upstream stimulatory factor 1 isoform X1 translates to MCGAPWRDKGPSARRAARRGEGSEGRRLRRLRLRAPADARGRGAMKGQQKAAETEEGTVQIQEGAVATGEDPTSVAIASIQSAATFPDPNIKYVFRTENGGTQVMYRVIQVADGQLDGQTEGTGAISGYPAAQSMTQAVIQGAFTSEDAVETEAAATETHYTYFPTAAVADTSTSAGAGSTATAVVTTQNSEALLGQPTPTGQFFVMMSPQEVLQGGAQRSIVPRAHPYSPKSEAPRATRDEKRRAQHNEVERRRRDKINNWIVQLSKIIPDCSMENTKSGQSKGGILSKACDYIQELRQSNHRLSEELQGLDQLQMDNEVLRQQVEDLKNKNLILRAQLRQHGVEIVIKNDSH, encoded by the exons ATGTGCGGGGCTCCATGGCGAGACAAGGGGCCGAGCGCGCGCAGGGCGGCCCGGCGCGGAGAG gGCTCTGAGGGCCGGAGGCTGCGGAGGCTTCGTCTGCGGGCGCCCGCGGATGCCCGAGGGAGAGGAGCGATGAAGGG gcagcagaaagcagccgAGACGGAGGAGGGGACGGTGCAAATCCAGGAAG GTGCAGTGGCCACAGGCGAGGACCCCACCAGCGTGGCCATTGCCAGCATCCAGTCGGCCGCCACCTTCCCCGACCCCAACATCAAGTATGTCTTCCGGACGGAGAACGGCGGGACGCAG GTGATGTACCGCGTCATCCAGGTGGCCGACGGGCAGCTGGACGGGCAGACGGAGGGCACCGGCGCCATCAGCGGCTACCCCGCCGCCCAGTCCATGACACAG GCCGTCATCCAGGGCGCCTTCACCAGCGAGGACGCGGTGGAGACGGAGGCCGCGGCCACCGAGACTCACTACACCTACTTCCCCACCGCCGCCGTGGCCGACACCAGCACCTCGGCGGGCGCGGGGAGCACGGCCACCGCCGTCGTCACCACGCAGAACTCGGAGGCCCTCCTGGGCCAGCCCACCCCCACGG GGCAATTCTTCGTGATGATGTCGCcccaggaggtgctgcagggtggGGCGCAGAGGTCCATCGTCCCCCGCGCCCACCCCTACTCCCC GAAGTCGGAGGCGCCACGGGCCACCCGCGACGAGAAGCGCCGGGCGCAGCACAACGAAG TGGAGCGCCGGCGCAGGGATAAGATCAACAACTGGATCGTGCAGCTCTCCAAGATCATCCCCGACTGCTCCATGGAGAACACCAAGTCGGGGCAG AGCAAGGGCGGGATCCTCTCCAAAGCCTGCGACTACATCCAGGAGCTGCGGCAGAGCAACCACCGCCTCTCCGAGGAGCTGCAGGGCCTCGACCAGCTCCAGATGGACAACGAGGTCTTGCGGCAGCAG GTGGAGGACCTGAAGAACAAGAACCTGATCCTGCGGGCGCAGCTGCGCCAGCACGGCGTGGAGATCGTCATCAAGAACGACAGCCACTga
- the USF1 gene encoding upstream stimulatory factor 1 isoform X4, which yields MKGQQKAAETEEGTVQIQEGAVATGEDPTSVAIASIQSAATFPDPNIKYVFRTENGGTQVMYRVIQVADGQLDGQTEGTGAISGYPAAQSMTQAVIQGAFTSEDAVETEAAATETHYTYFPTAAVADTSTSAGAGSTATAVVTTQNSEALLGQPTPTGQFFVMMSPQEVLQGGAQRSIVPRAHPYSPKSEAPRATRDEKRRAQHNEVERRRRDKINNWIVQLSKIIPDCSMENTKSGQSKGGILSKACDYIQELRQSNHRLSEELQGLDQLQMDNEVLRQQVEDLKNKNLILRAQLRQHGVEIVIKNDSH from the exons ATGAAGGG gcagcagaaagcagccgAGACGGAGGAGGGGACGGTGCAAATCCAGGAAG GTGCAGTGGCCACAGGCGAGGACCCCACCAGCGTGGCCATTGCCAGCATCCAGTCGGCCGCCACCTTCCCCGACCCCAACATCAAGTATGTCTTCCGGACGGAGAACGGCGGGACGCAG GTGATGTACCGCGTCATCCAGGTGGCCGACGGGCAGCTGGACGGGCAGACGGAGGGCACCGGCGCCATCAGCGGCTACCCCGCCGCCCAGTCCATGACACAG GCCGTCATCCAGGGCGCCTTCACCAGCGAGGACGCGGTGGAGACGGAGGCCGCGGCCACCGAGACTCACTACACCTACTTCCCCACCGCCGCCGTGGCCGACACCAGCACCTCGGCGGGCGCGGGGAGCACGGCCACCGCCGTCGTCACCACGCAGAACTCGGAGGCCCTCCTGGGCCAGCCCACCCCCACGG GGCAATTCTTCGTGATGATGTCGCcccaggaggtgctgcagggtggGGCGCAGAGGTCCATCGTCCCCCGCGCCCACCCCTACTCCCC GAAGTCGGAGGCGCCACGGGCCACCCGCGACGAGAAGCGCCGGGCGCAGCACAACGAAG TGGAGCGCCGGCGCAGGGATAAGATCAACAACTGGATCGTGCAGCTCTCCAAGATCATCCCCGACTGCTCCATGGAGAACACCAAGTCGGGGCAG AGCAAGGGCGGGATCCTCTCCAAAGCCTGCGACTACATCCAGGAGCTGCGGCAGAGCAACCACCGCCTCTCCGAGGAGCTGCAGGGCCTCGACCAGCTCCAGATGGACAACGAGGTCTTGCGGCAGCAG GTGGAGGACCTGAAGAACAAGAACCTGATCCTGCGGGCGCAGCTGCGCCAGCACGGCGTGGAGATCGTCATCAAGAACGACAGCCACTga
- the USF1 gene encoding upstream stimulatory factor 1 isoform X3, whose product MCGAPWRDKGPSARRAARRGEGSEGRRLRRLRLRAPADARGRGAMKGQQKAAETEEGTVQIQEGAVATGEDPTSVAIASIQSAATFPDPNIKYVFRTENGGTQVMYRVIQVADGQLDGQTEGTGAISGYPAAQSMTQAVIQGAFTSEDAVETEAAATETHYTYFPTAAVADTSTSAGAGSTATAVVTTQNSEALLGQPTPTGQFFVMMSPQEVLQGGAQRSIVPRAHPYSPKSEAPRATRDEKRRAQHNEVERRRRDKINNWIVQLSKIIPDCSMENTKSGQSKGGILSKACDYIQELRQSNHRLSEELQGLDQLQMDNEVLRQWRT is encoded by the exons ATGTGCGGGGCTCCATGGCGAGACAAGGGGCCGAGCGCGCGCAGGGCGGCCCGGCGCGGAGAG gGCTCTGAGGGCCGGAGGCTGCGGAGGCTTCGTCTGCGGGCGCCCGCGGATGCCCGAGGGAGAGGAGCGATGAAGGG gcagcagaaagcagccgAGACGGAGGAGGGGACGGTGCAAATCCAGGAAG GTGCAGTGGCCACAGGCGAGGACCCCACCAGCGTGGCCATTGCCAGCATCCAGTCGGCCGCCACCTTCCCCGACCCCAACATCAAGTATGTCTTCCGGACGGAGAACGGCGGGACGCAG GTGATGTACCGCGTCATCCAGGTGGCCGACGGGCAGCTGGACGGGCAGACGGAGGGCACCGGCGCCATCAGCGGCTACCCCGCCGCCCAGTCCATGACACAG GCCGTCATCCAGGGCGCCTTCACCAGCGAGGACGCGGTGGAGACGGAGGCCGCGGCCACCGAGACTCACTACACCTACTTCCCCACCGCCGCCGTGGCCGACACCAGCACCTCGGCGGGCGCGGGGAGCACGGCCACCGCCGTCGTCACCACGCAGAACTCGGAGGCCCTCCTGGGCCAGCCCACCCCCACGG GGCAATTCTTCGTGATGATGTCGCcccaggaggtgctgcagggtggGGCGCAGAGGTCCATCGTCCCCCGCGCCCACCCCTACTCCCC GAAGTCGGAGGCGCCACGGGCCACCCGCGACGAGAAGCGCCGGGCGCAGCACAACGAAG TGGAGCGCCGGCGCAGGGATAAGATCAACAACTGGATCGTGCAGCTCTCCAAGATCATCCCCGACTGCTCCATGGAGAACACCAAGTCGGGGCAG AGCAAGGGCGGGATCCTCTCCAAAGCCTGCGACTACATCCAGGAGCTGCGGCAGAGCAACCACCGCCTCTCCGAGGAGCTGCAGGGCCTCGACCAGCTCCAGATGGACAACGAGGTCTTGCGGCA GTGGAGGACCTGA